The following proteins are encoded in a genomic region of Cryptomeria japonica chromosome 11, Sugi_1.0, whole genome shotgun sequence:
- the LOC131079333 gene encoding cytochrome P450 81Q32 has product MVQAMDITISMMSVILVGVATVFLVATILLKHNGKYRCRLPPGPRAIPVIGHFHLLMDKTKPIHQILSSLSTEYGAIMHLKFGSCPVLVISSSDLAKESFTVNDKAFASRPRSAQGQHLGYNYSMLGWAPYGPYWRNARKICVLELLSSKRIQSFGPKRMQEIKKTVNSLFQQTQLQSIVKMRRVLSKLTFKVLMTMIIDERYFGEESGISVDSVTHLIEESFMLHGVLDIGDYIPWLKWFDLQGYVKAMKTVNEKLDLYMQRIVEKHRDKRLKDGVEIDDFIDVLISQAEENGEAIPDKDAFIKATAIVLFSAGSDTSSVSLEWALSLLLQHPDVMRKAREELDSKVGRNRMVEESDIPQLTYLQAIVKETMRLHPPAPMLMPHKSIEACTVGGYHIPAGTMLMVNAWVIHRDPKLWNKPLDFIPERFMEKGMEMDNIQMKGNEFEMLPFGAGRRGCPGTTLAMCMVQTTLAILLQSFDWFVPDGKVLDMSEGVGLTTPRAVPLEVFIKPRLSHHLYQK; this is encoded by the exons ATGGTACAAGCCATGGACATAACTATTTCTATGATGTCTGTTATCCTGGTAGGAGTTGCCACAGTTTTTCTTGTGGCAACAATTCTACTAAAACACAATGGAAAATATAGGTGCCGTCTTCCTCCAGGTCCCAGAGCTATTCCTGTTATTGGCCACTTTCATCTTCTTATGGATAAAACCAAGCCAATTCATCAGATTCTAAGTTCATTGTCAACAGAGTATGGAGCTATTATGCATCTTAAATTTGGTAGCTGCCCTGTTTTAGTGATAAGTTCTTCAGATTTAGCCAAAGAATCTTTCACAGTAAATGATAAGGCTTTTGCATCTCGCCCTCGGTCTGCACAAGGTCAGCATTTGGGCTACAATTATTCTATGCTGGGTTGGGCTCCTTATGGCCCCTATTGGCGAAATGCTAGGAAAATCTGTGTGCTTGAGCTCTTGTCTTCCAAAAGAATCCAATCATTCGGACCCAAGAGAATGCAAGAAATTAAGAAAACAGTAAATTCTTTGTTTCAGCAGACACAGTTGCAGAGTATTGTTAAAATGAGAAGAGTTCTTTCAAAATTGACTTTTAAGGTTCTGATGACTATGATTATAGATGAGAGGTATTTTGGAGAGGAATCAGGGATTTCGGTAGATTCAGTCACACATCTGATTGAAGAATCCTTTATGCTTCATGGAGTACTTGATATTGGGGATTATATTCCCTGGTTGAAGTGGTTTGATTTGCAAGGATATGTGAAGGCTATGAAGACGGTAAATGAGAAATTAGATTTGTATATGCAGAGGATTGTGGAGAAGCACAGGGATAAAAGATTAAAAGATGGGGTAGAGATAGATGACTTTATTGATGTGCTGATCTCTCAGGCAGAAGAGAATGGTGAGGCAATTCCTGATAAAGATGCATTTATTAAGGCAACTGCTATT GTTCTTTTTAGTGCAGGGTCTGATACATCTTCAGTTTCCCTGGAGTGGGCACTGTCATTGTTATTACAACATCCAGATGTAATGAGGAAGGCAAGAGAGGAGCTGGATTCTAAAGTTGGACGGAACAGAATGGTGGAGGAGTCAGATATACCCCAATTAACATACCTACAAGCAATAGTGAAAGAGACTATGCGCCTTCATCCACCAGCACCTATGTTAATGCCCCACAAATCTATCGAGGCTTGCACTGTGGGGGGTTATCATATTCCTGCAGGAACAATGCTGATGGTAAATGCATGGGTAATTCATAGGGACCCAAAACTGTGGAATAAACCACTGGATTTCATACCAGAGCGTTTTATGGAGAAAGGGATGGAGATGGACAACATACAAATGAAAGGGAATGAGTTTGAGATGCTTCCATTTGGGGCAGGGAGAAGAGGATGTCCTGGTACTACTTTGGCAATGTGCATGGTGCAAACAACTCTTGCAATTTTGTTGCAGAGCTTTGATTGGTTTGTTCCAGATGGAAAAGTCCTTGACATGAGTGAAGGAGTTGGCTTGACAACGCCAAGGGCAGTGCCTTTGGAGGTTTTCATCAAGCCTCGTCTTTCCCATCATCTGTACCAGAAATGA